From the Candidatus Cloacimonadota bacterium genome, one window contains:
- a CDS encoding septal ring lytic transglycosylase RlpA family protein codes for MEELTISTEQVAVIDSIHTQEPPSTHKPLDCETWVASYYGKKFHGRKTASGEVYNQHAMTCAHKTLPFQTLLKITNPKNGKNVIVRVTDRGPFIRGRDIDLSYGAAKEIGMLAAGVAKVQVEKLPDRKASSES; via the coding sequence ATGGAAGAACTCACGATTTCCACCGAGCAGGTGGCAGTGATTGATTCCATTCACACCCAAGAACCCCCAAGTACGCATAAACCGCTGGATTGCGAGACCTGGGTTGCTTCCTATTATGGGAAAAAATTCCACGGACGCAAGACAGCCAGCGGTGAAGTTTATAATCAGCACGCGATGACATGCGCGCACAAAACCCTCCCCTTCCAAACCCTCCTAAAAATCACCAATCCCAAAAACGGCAAGAATGTAATCGTGCGTGTCACGGATCGCGGGCCCTTCATCCGCGGACGAGATATTGACCTTTCCTACGGCGCGGCAAAAGAAATTGGCATGTTAGCCGCCGGCGTGGCAAAAGTCCAGGTGGAAAAGCTTCCCGACAGAAAGGCAAGTTCAGAAAGCTAA
- a CDS encoding ferredoxin family protein encodes MPRMTVDPFYCKGCGLCIVACPKKIIRFSENINAKGYHYAECFNQDECIACKMCYVTCPEVAITIEK; translated from the coding sequence ATGCCAAGAATGACGGTTGACCCGTTCTATTGCAAAGGTTGTGGACTCTGCATAGTAGCATGTCCAAAGAAAATCATCCGATTTTCAGAGAACATCAATGCCAAGGGATACCACTACGCGGAATGTTTTAATCAGGACGAATGTATCGCCTGCAAAATGTGTTATGTGACCTGCCCGGAAGTGGCAATCACCATCGAAAAGTGA
- a CDS encoding 3-methyl-2-oxobutanoate dehydrogenase subunit VorB has protein sequence MSKILMKGNEAVAEAAIRAGCRLYFAYPITPQSELIEYMAKMMPKVNGTFLQAESEVSAINMVYGAAGCGKRVMTSSSSPGISLKQEGISYIAGAQLPAVIVNVQRGGPGLGDIQPAQGDYFQAVKGGGHGDYRMIVLAPSSVQEFADMAAEAFDLADKYRNPVTILADGMLGQMMEPVEFKEPLSDEQIAALGEQHKSWCIHPNEDGDKKHHHEINSLEIDPAMLEKHVENLYVKYAEMEKNEIRYDTYNLSDDNEILCVAWGTASRVVKSAINELKADGKSVGMIRPITCWPYPYEAVAAAIGPKVKQVYVFELNTGQMLDDVKIAVCGKTPVKFWGKVGGIVFTPAEIQQKLEECFK, from the coding sequence ATGTCAAAAATCTTAATGAAAGGCAACGAAGCTGTGGCTGAAGCCGCCATCCGTGCGGGCTGTCGCCTCTATTTTGCCTACCCCATCACACCCCAAAGTGAACTCATCGAATACATGGCAAAAATGATGCCAAAAGTGAACGGCACCTTCCTCCAGGCTGAAAGTGAAGTTTCCGCCATCAACATGGTTTACGGTGCTGCCGGTTGCGGAAAACGCGTGATGACCTCTTCATCCTCTCCGGGAATCTCGCTGAAACAGGAAGGAATTTCTTACATCGCTGGCGCGCAACTGCCCGCGGTGATTGTGAACGTCCAGCGCGGCGGCCCCGGTTTGGGCGACATCCAGCCCGCCCAGGGCGACTATTTCCAAGCCGTGAAAGGCGGCGGACACGGCGATTATCGCATGATTGTCCTCGCGCCCAGTTCCGTGCAGGAATTCGCGGATATGGCTGCCGAAGCCTTTGATTTGGCGGATAAATATCGCAATCCCGTCACCATTTTGGCAGACGGCATGCTGGGACAGATGATGGAACCCGTGGAATTCAAGGAACCCCTCAGCGACGAACAAATCGCAGCTCTGGGAGAGCAACACAAATCCTGGTGCATCCATCCCAACGAAGATGGAGATAAAAAGCATCATCATGAAATCAACTCTCTTGAAATCGACCCCGCCATGCTGGAAAAACACGTGGAAAACCTCTATGTGAAATATGCCGAGATGGAAAAGAACGAGATTAGGTATGACACCTACAACCTTTCAGACGACAACGAAATCCTCTGCGTGGCTTGGGGAACCGCTTCCCGCGTGGTAAAATCCGCCATCAACGAGCTCAAGGCAGACGGCAAAAGCGTGGGCATGATTCGTCCCATCACCTGCTGGCCCTATCCCTACGAAGCGGTTGCTGCCGCCATCGGCCCCAAAGTGAAGCAGGTGTATGTGTTCGAACTCAACACAGGCCAGATGTTGGACGACGTAAAAATCGCCGTTTGCGGCAAAACCCCGGTCAAATTCTGGGGCAAAGTCGGCGGCATCGTGTTCACACCCGCCGAAATCCAGCAAAAGCTGGAAGAGTGTTTCAAATAA